From the unidentified bacterial endosymbiont genome, one window contains:
- a CDS encoding fimbrial biogenesis chaperone: MRKLSQAVVYLSLLTPVLSHSAGIQIGRTRIIYHAEKKEIALPLVNKDKALPWLIQSWTDTGDEKTRGPFIVTPPLFRLDAQKEQSLRVAWNGSALPEDRESLFYMNIRTIPATAKDDSDKNMLRLNYKTRLKLFWRPSGLAGTPGETCKNLRFSRDSNAVTVINNGAFYSVFDSLLLDNTVLPKADMVAPFSRVSVPLPGNTAGSQISWRCITDYGNASEKYTSTLIQE, translated from the coding sequence ATGCGTAAATTATCGCAAGCAGTAGTATACCTCTCGCTATTAACCCCTGTACTGAGCCATAGCGCGGGTATTCAGATTGGGCGAACACGTATTATTTATCACGCCGAAAAAAAAGAAATTGCGCTCCCACTGGTCAATAAAGATAAGGCCCTACCCTGGCTTATCCAGTCCTGGACTGACACCGGCGATGAAAAAACGCGAGGGCCTTTTATTGTCACTCCACCACTTTTTCGCCTGGATGCCCAAAAAGAGCAAAGTCTGCGCGTTGCCTGGAATGGTTCCGCGCTGCCCGAAGATCGTGAATCGCTGTTTTATATGAATATCCGCACCATCCCAGCGACCGCGAAAGATGACAGCGATAAAAACATGCTGCGACTTAATTATAAGACGCGCCTGAAACTGTTCTGGCGCCCTTCCGGGCTGGCAGGAACGCCCGGCGAGACGTGTAAAAACCTGCGTTTCAGCCGGGATAGTAATGCCGTAACCGTCATCAACAACGGGGCATTTTACAGCGTGTTTGACAGCCTGCTGCTCGACAATACCGTACTGCCAAAGGCGGACATGGTCGCCCCGTTCTCCCGGGTTTCTGTTCCGCTCCCAGGGAACACAGCAGGTTCTCAGATTAGCTGGCGTTGTATCACTGATTATGGAAACGCGTCTGAAAAATACACATCCACACTGATTCAGGAATAA
- a CDS encoding fimbria/pilus outer membrane usher protein, with protein sequence MTNGLCRLLCKRNNTFASRVRGFSGILLFTSMPLFAREYLFSPSSLEGGVLTQQDIDLSLFSKPNAQPPGRYSSHIVINKRRKGDADVNYVSSPTGELVAEITPDMLRQWGVDVDKFPALANFGAQTPLDKPLRDYIPFASATLDFSKMTLRLSIPQAGLASNAEDYVDPTRWNDGVPVMFTDYAFSGSRHSDDAQNTLTSQYLNLRSGANLGGWRLRNYSTWNKTEDATRWSTINTFIQHDIDVLKAQFTAGENSTRGEVFDSLQYRGVNMASDEEMLPYSQRGFAPVIRGIASSNAEISVRQNGYLIYQQSVAPGAFEIRDLYSTTNSGDLEVTVKEADGSERHFTQPYSSIAVMQRPGHLKYEVTAARYRADSGSDQKEPAFVQASAIYGLNNTMTLFGGLTASEDYQAINSGAGVTLGVLGSLSADVTVAKTRLDNDEQHTGQSYRLLYTGKIDASETNFTLGSYRYSTDGYFSFADANQKYDGNENDWLYQYNKRSRIQASISQSILGSSFYLNGYQQDYWGSARKERNLSAGINTVVEGISLHMAYTYSKTSDDGSDRMISFGISMPLSKWLPGAWSSYTLSNSKNGYTRQNLGINGTLLDDERLSYSLQQSHTNHDADDTSSLYGSYRSQYANLNAGYYTSSDNTQQISYGASGAIVAHPHGITLAQPLGDQFAIVSADGAAGVRFKNQRGVQTDWQGNAVIPSLTPYQENRIRIDTTSLPQDVDTRDTSITVVPSRNAAVAARFDAHVGYRALIVLTRPDGRNVPFGAIATVRTSGINGIVDDTGTLYLAGINDNAQLDVMWGNAVTQRCTAHLMLTDLQHSDSPTGIRQAHVICQQEQQNVK encoded by the coding sequence ATGACGAATGGACTATGTCGGTTACTGTGCAAACGGAACAACACATTCGCCTCGCGGGTACGTGGCTTTAGCGGCATTTTGCTCTTTACCTCCATGCCTCTTTTCGCACGGGAATACCTTTTTTCGCCCTCTTCCCTGGAAGGCGGCGTACTGACACAACAAGATATCGATCTCTCTCTTTTCTCAAAGCCCAACGCCCAGCCGCCTGGACGCTATTCGTCGCATATCGTCATTAATAAAAGGCGAAAAGGCGACGCTGACGTCAATTACGTTAGCAGTCCGACAGGCGAACTGGTCGCCGAAATCACGCCGGATATGCTGCGACAGTGGGGGGTAGACGTTGATAAGTTTCCTGCGCTGGCGAATTTCGGCGCACAGACCCCGCTCGACAAGCCTCTTCGCGATTACATTCCGTTCGCCTCGGCAACGCTTGATTTTAGCAAAATGACCTTACGTCTTAGCATTCCGCAGGCGGGGCTGGCTAGCAATGCCGAGGATTATGTCGACCCGACACGGTGGAATGACGGCGTACCGGTAATGTTCACGGATTACGCTTTTTCCGGCTCCCGGCATAGCGATGACGCGCAAAACACGCTCACCAGTCAGTACCTTAATTTGCGCAGCGGCGCTAACCTTGGCGGCTGGCGGCTGCGCAACTATTCAACCTGGAACAAGACCGAAGACGCCACCCGCTGGAGCACCATCAATACCTTTATTCAGCATGATATTGATGTCCTGAAGGCGCAATTCACGGCAGGGGAAAACAGTACCCGAGGGGAAGTCTTTGATAGCCTGCAGTATCGCGGGGTGAATATGGCTTCGGACGAAGAGATGTTGCCCTATAGTCAGCGCGGGTTCGCCCCGGTGATCCGCGGGATAGCCAGCTCTAATGCCGAAATCTCCGTACGCCAGAATGGCTATCTCATCTACCAGCAAAGCGTCGCACCCGGCGCATTTGAGATACGCGATCTCTACTCAACCACGAACAGCGGCGACCTTGAGGTGACGGTGAAAGAGGCCGACGGTAGCGAGCGACATTTTACACAACCCTACTCCAGCATTGCCGTCATGCAGCGACCAGGCCATCTCAAGTATGAAGTGACCGCCGCACGTTACCGCGCCGACAGCGGCAGCGATCAAAAAGAGCCTGCCTTTGTTCAGGCCAGCGCCATCTATGGTCTCAACAATACCATGACGCTTTTCGGCGGTCTCACCGCGTCTGAGGACTACCAGGCCATCAACAGCGGCGCAGGGGTCACGCTTGGGGTGCTGGGTTCGCTTTCGGCTGACGTTACAGTCGCCAAAACCCGTCTGGATAACGACGAGCAGCATACCGGGCAATCTTACCGCCTGCTCTACACCGGAAAAATCGATGCCAGCGAGACTAACTTCACCCTCGGCAGCTACCGCTACTCAACGGACGGCTATTTCAGCTTTGCTGATGCCAATCAGAAATATGACGGCAATGAAAATGACTGGCTGTATCAGTACAACAAACGCAGCCGGATACAGGCCAGCATCAGCCAGAGTATTTTGGGCAGCAGTTTTTACCTGAACGGCTATCAGCAGGATTACTGGGGAAGCGCACGAAAAGAGCGCAACCTTTCCGCCGGTATCAACACGGTCGTGGAGGGGATTAGCCTGCACATGGCCTATACCTACAGTAAAACCAGCGATGACGGCAGCGACAGGATGATCTCATTCGGCATCAGCATGCCGCTCAGCAAATGGTTGCCAGGGGCCTGGAGTAGCTACACCTTGAGCAACAGCAAAAATGGCTACACCCGGCAAAATCTGGGCATAAACGGAACCCTGCTTGATGATGAGCGGCTGAGTTATTCCCTGCAACAGAGCCATACCAACCACGACGCAGACGATACCAGCAGCCTGTACGGAAGCTATCGTTCGCAGTATGCCAACCTCAATGCCGGCTATTACACCTCATCGGACAACACCCAGCAGATCAGTTACGGCGCCAGTGGTGCCATCGTGGCGCACCCTCACGGCATCACCCTGGCGCAGCCGTTAGGCGATCAATTCGCTATCGTCAGCGCGGACGGTGCGGCGGGAGTTCGTTTTAAGAACCAGCGGGGCGTTCAGACTGACTGGCAGGGCAATGCGGTGATCCCCTCGCTCACGCCGTATCAGGAAAACCGGATCCGCATCGATACCACCAGCCTGCCGCAAGATGTGGATACCCGTGACACCTCCATCACGGTGGTGCCCTCCCGCAATGCGGCGGTAGCGGCGCGCTTCGATGCGCACGTGGGTTATCGTGCGCTCATCGTCCTGACCCGTCCGGATGGCAGAAATGTCCCCTTTGGTGCAATTGCCACGGTGCGAACGTCAGGCATAAACGGGATCGTTGATGATACGGGCACTCTCTATCTGGCGGGCATTAACGACAATGCTCAGCTCGATGTGATGTGGGGCAACGCAGTTACTCAACGCTGCACGGCTCACCTCATGCTTACTGATTTGCAACATTCTGACAGTCCCACCGGGATCCGCCAGGCCCATGTGATATGCCAGCAGGAACAACAAAATGTTAAATAA
- a CDS encoding fimbrial protein: protein MLNKRQTCFLLLLQGGLFSLPSTGHAATVLTGCFTAPQDYQISYSRELATTENSVGYVIEDSTHHVGSGAELEANCTCPKDMEASEKIYELSLAGSPLSAGASGFGYLTDTLDVRVSGYNDAINSPDGSNLTELAITQYPTARSSMQKMVDRNKSTEGSASVCSESTRPEANAPVKRQFKWNVIGATFLVKKTILGEATIPPTLVVQNYACLYYGTGSCDPASAEHVSNIWLSGSLSAPLSCTINEGSTIEVDFGDLVSSQFVSAGQQPKGFTLKDVDISYQCGDNTIGKNDRIKLTLNADQGVVDTRNPVVAKMVDREDLGVRVFGEENQDIALDGSYDFPIKVDEQGKGVIHIKATPVSTQNPPRPLAVSKAT, encoded by the coding sequence ATGTTAAATAAACGCCAGACATGCTTTCTACTGCTCCTTCAGGGAGGACTGTTCTCCTTACCTTCCACAGGGCATGCCGCGACGGTATTAACGGGGTGTTTTACCGCCCCTCAGGATTATCAAATTTCGTATAGCCGGGAGCTGGCAACCACAGAAAATAGCGTTGGATATGTTATTGAAGATAGTACCCACCATGTCGGCAGCGGTGCCGAATTGGAAGCCAACTGCACGTGCCCGAAAGATATGGAAGCAAGTGAGAAAATCTATGAATTATCACTCGCCGGCAGCCCACTTAGCGCCGGGGCCAGCGGCTTTGGCTATCTTACAGATACCCTGGACGTTCGCGTTTCCGGCTATAACGATGCGATAAACTCCCCGGATGGCTCAAACCTCACGGAGCTGGCCATCACTCAGTATCCGACAGCCCGTTCGTCCATGCAGAAAATGGTCGACAGAAACAAATCAACCGAAGGCAGCGCCAGCGTTTGTAGCGAAAGCACTCGCCCTGAAGCCAATGCCCCCGTTAAACGGCAATTTAAGTGGAATGTCATTGGGGCGACCTTTCTGGTAAAAAAGACGATCCTCGGGGAGGCGACCATTCCTCCGACACTGGTGGTGCAGAACTACGCCTGCTTGTACTACGGGACCGGCAGTTGTGACCCGGCCAGCGCAGAGCATGTATCGAACATCTGGTTAAGCGGTTCTCTTAGCGCCCCCCTGAGCTGCACCATTAACGAGGGAAGCACCATCGAGGTCGATTTTGGCGATCTGGTCTCCAGCCAGTTTGTCTCTGCCGGGCAACAACCGAAAGGCTTCACGCTTAAAGACGTCGACATCTCATACCAGTGCGGCGATAACACCATCGGTAAAAATGACCGGATAAAACTGACCCTGAACGCTGATCAAGGCGTAGTGGATACCCGTAATCCGGTGGTCGCGAAGATGGTGGACAGAGAAGATCTTGGGGTCAGGGTATTTGGCGAAGAGAACCAGGATATCGCGCTGGACGGAAGTTATGACTTCCCGATTAAGGTTGATGAACAGGGAAAAGGGGTAATACACATCAAGGCGACACCGGTGAGCACCCAAAATCCCCCCCGGCCGCTGGCAGTTTCGAAGGCAACGTAA
- the cheZ gene encoding protein phosphatase CheZ, which produces MLQPAMKPVEDHSPSDIIARIGSLTRMLRDSLRELGLDQAIAEAAEAIPDARDRLDYVVQMTAQAAERALNSVEASQPHQDAMEKGAKALTKRWDAWFENPVELADARELVTDTRQYLGDVPGHTSFTNAQLLDIMMAQDFQDLTGQVIKRMMDVIQEIERQLLMVLLENIPEPAARPKRENESLLNGPQLDATKAGVVASQDQVDDLLDSLGF; this is translated from the coding sequence ATGTTGCAACCTGCTATGAAACCTGTTGAAGACCATTCGCCCAGCGACATTATTGCCCGTATCGGCAGTCTGACGCGCATGCTACGTGACAGCCTGCGCGAGCTGGGGCTGGATCAGGCTATCGCCGAAGCGGCGGAAGCCATTCCCGACGCGCGCGATCGTCTGGACTATGTTGTGCAGATGACCGCTCAGGCGGCTGAACGCGCGCTGAACAGCGTTGAAGCGTCGCAGCCGCATCAGGATGCGATGGAGAAGGGGGCGAAAGCGCTGACCAAACGCTGGGATGCGTGGTTTGAAAATCCTGTCGAACTGGCGGATGCCCGCGAACTGGTGACGGATACCCGTCAGTATCTGGGCGATGTTCCGGGACACACCAGCTTCACCAATGCGCAACTGCTCGACATCATGATGGCGCAGGATTTCCAGGACCTCACGGGTCAGGTTATCAAGCGGATGATGGATGTCATACAGGAGATCGAACGTCAACTGCTGATGGTGCTTCTGGAGAACATTCCGGAACCGGCGGCGCGTCCAAAGCGCGAGAACGAAAGCCTGCTCAATGGCCCACAGCTCGACGCAACCAAAGCGGGCGTGGTGGCAAGCCAGGATCAGGTGGACGATCTGCTGGACAGCCTCGGCTTCTGA
- the cheY gene encoding chemotaxis response regulator CheY, translating to MADKELRFLVVDDFSTMRRIVRNLLKELGFNNVEEAEDGVDALNKLQAGGFGFVISDWNMPNMDGLELLKTIRADAGMAALPVLMVTAEAKKENIIAAAQAGASGYVVKPFTAATLEEKLGKIFEKLGM from the coding sequence ATGGCGGATAAAGAGCTCAGATTTTTGGTTGTGGATGATTTTTCCACCATGCGTCGCATCGTGCGCAACCTGCTGAAAGAGCTGGGCTTCAACAACGTTGAAGAAGCAGAAGACGGCGTTGATGCGCTGAACAAACTGCAGGCTGGCGGCTTCGGTTTTGTTATCTCTGACTGGAACATGCCCAACATGGACGGTCTGGAACTGTTAAAAACCATTCGTGCGGATGCTGGTATGGCTGCGCTCCCGGTGCTGATGGTCACCGCCGAAGCGAAGAAAGAGAATATCATCGCAGCAGCACAGGCGGGCGCAAGCGGTTATGTGGTGAAACCCTTCACTGCCGCGACCCTGGAAGAGAAGCTCGGTAAGATCTTCGAGAAACTCGGCATGTGA